The window GGGTGTCTTTTCTTCACACACGGTCATGCTCAGCGAACCCACCTGTGAGATTTAACGTGAACGTCGACatcaatgttttgtttgtgattttCGAACTCCATTCTGTCACGGCCCTTCCCCCTGAAAGTGTGAACAAGGGGAAAACCAATCACAACTTCAAAAACAGCTCTGCGACCAAGGTGGAGGTagtgtagctaacgttagctaacaccgCGGGCTAACGTTAACAACAGCAAAGTTAAACACTTTACTACATTGACAAAACGGACACAATAACTTACACCCTTTAGCGTTACGTTATCAGTCTGAGGACTTGGATAAATAAAAGGTCCGGGACTCTACAAACTCTCGACAGTTCGTGGTAGAAACCCGACCAGAACTTGAAATCAGCGCGGATTTGTCAAACAGGAAACACGTCATTGTTGTGGGTTGTCCTTCCGCCGCCGCTAGCTCTCGTGTTGCTAACGTTTGTTACGTCTGGACCGACGCTAGCGACCATTGACACCACAACCGGAGTAGACGCGAGTCTTCTGCCATAAAAACGGAGatatggggaaaaaacacaagaagcaTAAACCGGAGTGGAGAACAGTCGATGGTACCTGGATGCATATTTTACTATTAGTCACCGCATCGCGTTTGTTCCAGCTCGCTGGGTGCTAGATAGCTTAGGTGGCTAACCAAACTGAAAAATACAGCAGATTTgcatatttttgttgttgtaaaatcAACCCTGCCACTACCATCCACCTCCCTCATCTGTCTGGTTTCATTCTCTACCAAAACCCCGAGTTATCATTTCCTTATAAGTAATTTAAAAGCATTTACAATTTGTAGATATTTAGTCAGTGAGATAAAATTCAAATTGGCTAACACTACGCATGTAACCAAAGACATattttttcaatatatatatatattaactcTGGAACCATGGAATTGCGTCCAGCAAAACAATGCTGTATAATGCAATAAAACACCATAGACGCAATATATGAGAAGCCCCAACTTCATATAACGTGATCTAGCTAATCACtctctgacaaaaaaaacaacctatttTGCAATTCACGTTAATAACAGACATGACCCAGAGCGTCCTTAACATACTAATGACAACACCATTCCACATTATTACCTACTCCTCCCACAGCCTTTAATCGATCCCAACTACCCCCCTGTTTTGTCTGTAGACCATGAGGACAAGGCCCTTGAGAAGCCCCTGAAGCTTGTGCTCAAAGTTGGAGGAAGTGAGGTGACCGAGCTCTCGGGTTCGGGACACGACTCGAGTTACTACGATGACAGATCGGACCACGAGCGGGAACGCcacaaagacaagaagaagaagaagaagaaaaagtctgAGAAGGATAAAGACAAATATGTGGATGATGAGGAAAGGAGACGGCGGAAGGTCGGTTTGGAAAATAACGTTAGAActtgtttatgtatttattgtgccactagcagtaaaaaaaaaaaaaaatccacccctATTCTAtaggaggaaaagaggaggaagagagagcggGAGCAGAATGAATCAGAGACAGCAGCTTCTACTGCTGTCAGCACCGGTGTACCTGTTGAGCCTTTCACATTACCAAAAAGTATTGGATTGGAGGTGAGTCAAACCTGAGATTACGATCAGCACTTTCTTAATGTTTTTGCTGGCAAGACCATGACAGCATGACAATATCTCATCAGccggaagagaagaaaaagaagaaagagagagaaagagagagagaaagagagtttgAGCTGGATCCTGATCCTGATCCTGAAGTGGATGAGTTTCACCACAGTTTGAAGTTGGAGTTCGATCAGCCAGGAGACAGGCCGTTCCGAGCATGCAGGACGCAACAAGGTAAGAATGCCTGTctatgaataaaacacaaccCTTCCTACTTTGAAATGGGTCCATGGACATCTGTATTCTTTACGTTTGCCCATTTCAGAAAGTGAATCGACTCCTCGTCAACAACTGCTGGAGCACTTTCTGAGGCAGTTGCAGAGGTGAGGAACACTGATTCAGTCTGATGGCTGAACCCACTTGTGATGCAGACCGTCTATTGCTGAAGCACTTATCATTAAGGCACTGTGCATGTGCTCAAGAAATAGCATCAACCAATATTTCTTCTAAGAAATATCAAATCTTTCCATTTCTAGACTCTGAGTGTTTCTGTTGACATCACTGTGAGTTTAGTACAGAGCAATTAACATTGCTGCCTTTATGGGCTCTTGGTTCTCAGTTTTTAATCTATTGGAGCATGTATTATTGTGAGTGGAGGTGGAAATAAGATCACATCATGTATCTTATGTTCCTCCAGGAAAGACCCCCATGGATTCTTCTCCTTTCCAGTAACGGATGCGATCGCCCCTGGTTACTCAATGATCATCAAACATCCCATGGACTTCAGCACCATGAAAGACAAGatcataaaaaatgaatataacacCGTTACAGAATTCAAGGTGAGGATACTTTTCAACACAGAGTGAGAGTTTGGATGGTGAATATGTATTTCTTTTGAGTGTATTATATAGGATAAGAAAATGTGTGCGGACCACGTTTGCCTTCATACCTGTTACTGCTTTCAGGCGGACTTTAAGCTGATGTGTGACAATGCCATGGTGTACAACAGGCCGGAGACGGTCTATTACAAAGCTGCCAAGAAACTTCTTCATACAGGATTTAAGATGATGAGCAAGGTAAAACGGGTGAATTTAGAGTGAATTTCCACTTGAAAACATCCCTGTGGTTGTCAACAACTTTCTGCTGTTGCTTTCCATTTTCTTCATCATACCCTCATCTCCACACATTTCCAACTAGACAAAGTTTCCACTTTCTTCCTCTGCCCTGTGTGCAGGAACGGCTGTTGGCTTTGAAACGCAGCATGTCTTTCATGCAGGAAATGGATTTCACCCAGCAGGCGGCCATTTTGGGAGATGAAGACCTTTCAGCTGATGTTCCTCCTCCAGAGATAATCCCCATCCCAGTGGAATCAGCCAAGAAGTCCAAAAAACAACCAGTTAAAGACATGAAGGAAGTTATCAGGTATTTTCTATTTGTAGCATCTGAAATAAATGTGGCTTTTTGTGTTCAATAACTGTGTAATGGTGTGTCGTCTCTGTTGTCTCAGTGACCTGTTTGAACCAGAAGGAAACGCCTGCAGCTTGACCGACAGCACAGCAGAGGAGCACGTCCTGGCACTGGTTGAGCATTCTGCAGACGAAGCTCGGGATCGCATCAACAGATACATGCCCAACTCCAAGGTTTTCCGTTTAGCTTGTGGAGTATTATTTACATACACCGTGACTACCAGCCAAAGCTATATTGTGTTACATAAAATTACACAGTGTTACTTCTTCAGTGCAATAAGTTGtgacaatttgttttttctgatCGATGTTTTCAGATGGGCTACTTGCGTAAAGAGCAGGACAGTTCTCTTCTATACACTGTTGTGAATCAGCTGGATCCTGAGGCAGAaggtttttaaattttatttaatttttaaacaTCTTTCAAATATTGACTACATTAGTGTAATTATTCTTAATGTATTGCAGAAGAGGAGACTCATAAGGTGGACCTGAGTTCTCTGTCAAATAAGCTTCTGCCTGGATTAACGACCTTGGGTTTCAAAGATGACAGGCAACACAAAGGTATCCAGTCACTCCATGTTGTTGGTTGTATTCCTCTGAATAACAATGACTCACATATGCCAAAAAAGTGTATGACTTAAAACGGATCATCTTGTTTTCTTGCTCTGTGTAGTAACGTTTCTGAGCAGTGCATACAACGTTCAGACCCTTCAGAAGAACTCCATCTTTCCCGACCTGCTACCCGATGAGGTGGACACTCTCTATTCAGCCTATGGCGACGACACAGGGGTACAATGTGCTCTCAGGTAGGGGGACTTTTCTGTAATTAGCTAaattttgattttaaatgatCTTGAAAACAGGCGGTTTTCAGCCTGCATGTGTGAACTTTGACCCGAAGCATACAGGAGTTTGTCAAGGGC is drawn from Pungitius pungitius chromosome 11, fPunPun2.1, whole genome shotgun sequence and contains these coding sequences:
- the brd9 gene encoding bromodomain-containing protein 9; protein product: MGKKHKKHKPEWRTVDDHEDKALEKPLKLVLKVGGSEVTELSGSGHDSSYYDDRSDHERERHKDKKKKKKKKSEKDKDKYVDDEERRRRKEEKRRKREREQNESETAASTAVSTGVPVEPFTLPKSIGLEPEEKKKKKEREREREREFELDPDPDPEVDEFHHSLKLEFDQPGDRPFRACRTQQESESTPRQQLLEHFLRQLQRKDPHGFFSFPVTDAIAPGYSMIIKHPMDFSTMKDKIIKNEYNTVTEFKADFKLMCDNAMVYNRPETVYYKAAKKLLHTGFKMMSKERLLALKRSMSFMQEMDFTQQAAILGDEDLSADVPPPEIIPIPVESAKKSKKQPVKDMKEVISDLFEPEGNACSLTDSTAEEHVLALVEHSADEARDRINRYMPNSKMGYLRKEQDSSLLYTVVNQLDPEAEEEETHKVDLSSLSNKLLPGLTTLGFKDDRQHKVTFLSSAYNVQTLQKNSIFPDLLPDEVDTLYSAYGDDTGVQCALSIQEFVKGCGGVTRRWVDRLLDTMTAGDHTKAVNQIRQKRNIALIPEETKSNICDIQMADGTGLGESGSVLDFMSMKNYPDMSLELSLLNSLGKTVKKEPGNDEGQQNFDEADKLLQEFQDAQVDRVGSRPSSNLSSLSNASERDQHHLGSPAHLDQSEMVHDPYEFLQSPETESTANT